Proteins from a genomic interval of Fimbriimonadales bacterium:
- a CDS encoding bifunctional riboflavin kinase/FAD synthetase: protein MITIYGLETLTASWNESTVSIGVFDGVHLGHQAVIRRACEDAKNHQRPCIVLTFDRHPLSVLRPEHCPPTILPPDLKIRKIEKLGVDILVIVRFDKEFASQSPEQFFENVLRSRLRAGTVVVGHDFAFGKDRTGDVNWLKEKIDTIAVPPETYEGQRVSSTNIRKKIAEGDVKGASILLGSPYGISGIVVQGSGLGKELGIPTLNIVPVVEQILPRYGIYAGYAETSYGKFQAALSIGERPTVGTGFAIEAHLLDFPPQNLYGHLAVLFFVERLREEEKFLSVDELRMQMQRDIEQVRAVLR, encoded by the coding sequence GTGATTACCATTTACGGTCTCGAAACTCTTACTGCGTCTTGGAATGAGAGCACAGTTTCCATTGGTGTGTTCGACGGAGTTCATTTGGGGCATCAGGCAGTAATTCGAAGGGCATGCGAAGATGCGAAGAATCACCAAAGGCCCTGCATCGTTTTGACGTTCGACCGCCATCCGCTTTCTGTTTTGCGTCCCGAGCACTGCCCCCCCACGATTTTGCCTCCTGATCTCAAGATTCGCAAAATCGAGAAATTAGGCGTTGATATATTGGTTATCGTAAGATTCGATAAAGAGTTCGCATCGCAAAGTCCCGAACAATTTTTCGAAAATGTTCTCAGAAGTCGCTTACGCGCAGGCACCGTAGTCGTAGGGCATGACTTCGCATTCGGGAAAGATCGTACGGGAGATGTGAATTGGCTAAAAGAAAAAATCGACACGATTGCCGTCCCCCCCGAAACCTATGAAGGACAACGAGTGAGTTCTACGAATATCCGAAAGAAGATCGCCGAAGGAGACGTGAAGGGGGCGAGTATTTTGCTCGGTTCTCCTTACGGTATTTCTGGAATCGTCGTGCAAGGAAGCGGGTTGGGAAAAGAGTTGGGTATTCCGACTTTGAATATCGTCCCTGTGGTGGAACAGATTCTTCCCCGTTATGGAATCTATGCCGGATATGCAGAGACCTCGTATGGAAAGTTTCAAGCGGCTTTAAGTATCGGCGAGCGACCGACGGTAGGAACGGGGTTCGCCATAGAAGCGCATCTGCTCGATTTTCCGCCGCAAAATTTATATGGTCATCTCGCTGTATTGTTTTTCGTGGAGCGCTTGCGCGAGGAAGAGAAGTTTCTTTCAGTAGACGAACTGCGGATGCAGATGCAACGAGATATCGAGCAAGTGCGCGCGGTCTTGAGATGA
- the uvrA gene encoding excinuclease ABC subunit UvrA, giving the protein MTDKIVIHGAREHNLKNLHLEIPRDKLVVITGLSGSGKSSLAFDTIYAEGQRRYVESLSAYARQFLGQMNKPDVDYIEGLSPAVSIDQKSASKNPRSTVGTVTEIYDYLRILFARAGVPHCPQCGRAIQRQTVEQIVDAVKELGEGAKVQILAPVVRGRKGEYRSVISDIAKAGFVRVRVDGKMYEVTDDIPMDRYKQHTIEVVVDRIVMKKGLEGRLADSIETALKLGNGLVNIHILDGEERLYSEHFACPDCGISLGEIEPRFFSFNSPYGACEECNGLGTKTEFDPALIVPDPSLPLRGGAIAPFVHKNGELKEWWPDVFDALGRAMGFDSNAPYSKLPANAKKAVMEGYPKALVVDYHYMPGRSRKITTHFEGVLNILKKKYETTESEWVKEDLEQYMSSHPCPKCDGKRLKKASLAVTLAERNISEISDLTVEECLQFFEKLPTLLTARQRTIGERAIREIRERLGFLKDVGLGYLTLSRTARTLAGGEAQRIRLATQIGSGLMGVLYILDEPSIGLHHRDNQKLIRTLQRLRDLGNTVIVVEHDEDTIRASDWVIDLGPGAGEHGGYVVAEGPLDKFLKSRTLTAQYLNGEKSIPIPEKRRQPTSKIIRLEGATGNNLKNIDVEIPLGLFICVTGVSGSGKSTLIQDTLYPRLMYEVYGTRTNWLPHRRITGLQFIDKVIDIDQSPIGRTPRSNPATYTGVFDLIRELFAMTPEAKIRGYKPGRFSFNVKGGRCEACRGDGIIKIEMVFLPDVYVPCEVCKGLRYNRESLEIKYKGKTIADVLDMTVTEALEFFRAIPRIQRKLETLEDVGLGYIKLGQPATTLSGGEAQRIKLAAELSKRATGDTLYILDEPTTGLHFEDIRKLLDVLHRLVNQGNTVIVIEHNLDVIKTADWIIDLGPEGGNAGGFIVACGTPEDVAAIPQSYTGQFLKPLLGIKQNGETEKKHPIKKVARR; this is encoded by the coding sequence ATGACCGATAAAATCGTCATTCATGGCGCGCGGGAACACAATCTTAAAAATCTCCATTTAGAAATTCCGCGCGATAAGTTAGTGGTTATCACTGGACTTAGCGGGTCAGGGAAATCCTCACTGGCTTTCGACACGATTTATGCGGAAGGACAGCGCAGGTACGTCGAATCCCTGTCCGCATATGCGCGCCAGTTTTTAGGGCAAATGAACAAGCCCGACGTGGACTACATCGAAGGTCTTTCCCCTGCTGTAAGCATTGACCAAAAATCGGCGAGTAAAAATCCACGCTCTACGGTCGGAACGGTAACCGAGATTTACGACTACCTTCGCATTCTTTTCGCCCGTGCAGGTGTTCCGCATTGTCCGCAATGTGGCAGAGCGATACAAAGACAAACGGTCGAACAAATCGTAGATGCAGTAAAAGAACTCGGCGAAGGAGCGAAGGTGCAAATCCTCGCACCGGTGGTAAGGGGAAGAAAAGGAGAATATCGCTCAGTGATTTCGGACATTGCGAAGGCTGGCTTTGTCCGCGTGCGTGTGGATGGAAAAATGTACGAAGTTACCGACGACATTCCGATGGACCGTTATAAACAACACACCATCGAAGTCGTCGTGGACAGAATCGTGATGAAAAAGGGTTTGGAGGGGCGTTTGGCGGATTCGATAGAAACCGCACTGAAGTTGGGAAACGGTTTAGTCAACATTCACATACTCGATGGAGAGGAGAGATTGTACAGTGAACATTTCGCTTGTCCTGATTGTGGAATTTCGCTTGGCGAAATCGAGCCGAGGTTCTTTTCCTTCAACTCTCCGTATGGCGCATGCGAAGAATGCAACGGATTGGGGACGAAGACGGAGTTCGACCCGGCGCTCATCGTTCCCGATCCTTCCTTACCGCTTCGAGGGGGGGCGATTGCGCCTTTCGTGCATAAAAACGGTGAGTTGAAGGAATGGTGGCCCGATGTTTTCGACGCATTAGGTCGCGCGATGGGATTCGATTCGAATGCCCCTTATTCGAAACTGCCTGCGAACGCTAAAAAAGCCGTAATGGAGGGCTATCCGAAAGCGTTGGTCGTAGACTACCACTACATGCCAGGTCGTTCTCGAAAGATTACGACGCACTTCGAAGGCGTCCTCAACATCTTGAAAAAGAAATACGAAACTACGGAAAGCGAATGGGTCAAAGAAGATTTAGAGCAATACATGTCCTCGCATCCGTGCCCCAAATGCGACGGGAAGCGATTGAAAAAAGCGTCTTTAGCAGTAACTTTAGCAGAGCGAAACATCTCCGAAATCAGCGATTTGACGGTCGAAGAATGTTTGCAATTTTTCGAAAAACTTCCTACTTTATTGACAGCGAGACAAAGGACGATAGGCGAACGGGCGATTCGAGAAATTCGTGAACGATTAGGATTTTTGAAAGATGTAGGATTGGGATATCTCACCTTGAGCAGAACTGCGCGCACACTCGCGGGGGGGGAAGCGCAGCGGATTCGCTTGGCGACCCAAATCGGCTCCGGTCTTATGGGGGTTTTGTATATTCTCGACGAACCGAGCATCGGCTTGCACCATCGAGACAATCAGAAATTGATTCGCACTTTGCAGCGCCTTCGCGATTTGGGCAATACGGTGATCGTGGTGGAACACGACGAAGACACGATACGTGCCTCGGATTGGGTGATCGATTTAGGACCTGGCGCTGGCGAGCATGGAGGATATGTCGTTGCCGAAGGTCCTTTGGATAAGTTTTTGAAATCGCGAACTCTTACGGCGCAATATCTCAACGGCGAAAAAAGCATTCCGATTCCCGAAAAAAGACGTCAACCCACCAGCAAAATCATTCGCTTGGAAGGTGCGACAGGAAACAATTTGAAAAATATAGACGTGGAAATCCCGTTAGGGCTTTTCATCTGCGTCACTGGCGTTTCTGGTTCTGGAAAATCCACATTGATTCAAGACACGCTGTATCCGCGTTTGATGTATGAAGTTTACGGAACGCGAACGAACTGGCTGCCCCACCGACGTATTACGGGATTGCAATTCATCGATAAAGTAATCGATATAGATCAATCGCCCATCGGAAGGACTCCGCGCAGTAACCCAGCGACCTATACGGGAGTTTTCGATTTGATTCGAGAACTGTTTGCGATGACACCCGAAGCGAAAATAAGAGGATACAAACCGGGACGATTTTCCTTCAATGTGAAGGGGGGGCGCTGCGAAGCCTGCCGAGGAGACGGGATTATCAAAATCGAAATGGTATTTTTGCCCGACGTATATGTTCCATGCGAAGTTTGCAAAGGGCTGCGCTACAATCGGGAAAGTCTCGAAATCAAATATAAAGGGAAAACGATTGCAGACGTGCTGGATATGACGGTCACCGAAGCTTTGGAGTTCTTCCGAGCGATTCCTCGAATTCAAAGGAAATTGGAGACATTGGAAGACGTTGGACTAGGCTACATCAAATTGGGACAGCCTGCGACGACGCTATCAGGGGGGGAAGCCCAGCGAATCAAACTCGCTGCAGAACTTTCCAAACGCGCAACGGGCGACACGCTTTATATTCTCGACGAACCCACGACGGGATTGCATTTCGAAGATATTCGAAAACTGCTCGACGTGTTGCATCGCCTGGTGAACCAAGGGAATACGGTGATTGTCATAGAGCATAACTTGGATGTGATAAAAACAGCGGATTGGATTATCGATTTGGGTCCCGAGGGGGGGAATGCGGGCGGATTCATCGTCGCATGCGGAACACCGGAGGATGTAGCCGCAATTCCTCAAAGTTATACGGGACAGTTTCTCAAACCGCTTCTCGGAATCAAACAAAACGGCGAGACCGAAAAGAAACACCCTATCAAGAAAGTGGCACGAAGATAA
- a CDS encoding CofH family radical SAM protein: MNSKALIGKDLVDLYEKVLAGERLSFEDGVRLYQTPNLTGVGYLANIVREKLHDDKAYYVRNQHINYTNICNKFCKFCSFYAKKGGPDPYQMTLDEVRARVRRYKHLPITEIHMVGGVNPRLPYDYYLDLIRVVKEERPGIHVKAFTAVEIVEIARVGKTTIEKALRDLIEAGLDALPGGGIEVLSDRVHEELFERKIGGDEWKEVARTASRLGLTQYATMLYGHIETIEERVEHLLQLRELQDETQHFVCFTPLSFHPENTELEHIPHPTGDCDLRNIAVSRLLLDNFEHIKSFWIMNTPAVTQVALWYGADDCDGTVLEYEITYQDDKPGVKTQALTVENMRHMILEAGRIPIERDSRYREVATTDTQTEEKTQRKLTELPLLNA; encoded by the coding sequence ATGAATTCAAAAGCGCTGATAGGTAAAGACCTCGTAGACCTCTATGAGAAGGTCCTTGCAGGGGAAAGACTGAGCTTCGAGGACGGGGTGCGGCTTTACCAAACGCCGAATCTCACAGGTGTGGGGTATCTCGCCAATATCGTGAGGGAAAAGTTACACGACGACAAAGCCTATTACGTGAGAAATCAGCACATCAACTATACGAACATCTGCAATAAATTCTGTAAATTTTGTTCGTTTTATGCGAAGAAAGGCGGTCCCGACCCTTATCAAATGACATTAGACGAAGTTCGTGCCCGAGTTCGTCGATACAAGCACTTACCGATTACGGAAATTCACATGGTGGGAGGGGTGAATCCTCGACTTCCCTATGATTATTATTTGGATTTAATTCGCGTCGTCAAAGAGGAGCGACCCGGTATTCATGTCAAAGCATTCACCGCTGTGGAAATCGTGGAAATTGCGCGTGTCGGGAAAACGACGATCGAAAAGGCATTGCGCGATTTAATCGAAGCCGGACTCGACGCTCTTCCCGGTGGGGGCATCGAGGTGCTGTCGGATAGAGTACACGAAGAGCTTTTCGAAAGAAAAATCGGGGGGGACGAGTGGAAAGAGGTCGCACGAACTGCTTCGCGATTGGGTCTCACGCAGTACGCCACGATGCTTTACGGACATATCGAAACCATCGAAGAACGAGTGGAGCATTTGCTTCAGTTGCGCGAATTGCAAGACGAAACGCAGCATTTCGTTTGTTTTACCCCCCTCTCTTTTCACCCTGAAAACACAGAATTAGAACACATTCCCCACCCTACTGGCGATTGCGACCTTCGTAACATCGCCGTTTCTCGTCTGCTATTGGATAATTTCGAACACATCAAAAGTTTTTGGATCATGAACACGCCAGCCGTTACACAAGTCGCATTATGGTACGGTGCGGACGACTGCGACGGAACGGTTTTGGAATACGAAATTACGTATCAAGACGACAAACCCGGCGTGAAGACACAAGCGCTCACGGTCGAGAATATGCGGCATATGATTTTAGAAGCGGGCAGAATCCCCATCGAACGAGATAGCCGATATCGAGAGGTCGCTACGACTGATACTCAGACGGAAGAAAAAACACAGCGCAAATTAACCGAACTGCCCTTGCTCAATGCCTGA
- a CDS encoding dodecin family protein gives MSVAKVVEISSTSSESFEDAIKQGIARANKTLRNIKAAWIKEQEVMVENGNVTAYKVNMLITFILED, from the coding sequence ATGTCTGTTGCGAAGGTTGTAGAAATCAGCTCCACTTCTTCCGAAAGTTTCGAAGATGCCATAAAGCAAGGCATCGCCCGAGCGAATAAAACGCTCCGCAATATCAAAGCCGCTTGGATAAAAGAACAAGAGGTCATGGTCGAAAACGGAAACGTAACTGCATATAAAGTGAATATGCTGATTACGTTCATTTTGGAAGACTAA
- a CDS encoding c-type cytochrome domain-containing protein: MSRTRTFKFSKTIITLIVLGFIFAISSGISVNAFEKSEDDTGDYEKIPTWKEVAGILKKECITCHSAKIKTANLDLSSYQAMMRGGRSGAIVVPRNPKASLIMKYIKGDKKPRMPMGGKPLKQPEIKLIERWIASGAQEK, translated from the coding sequence ATGAGTCGCACACGTACTTTCAAGTTTTCGAAAACGATAATTACACTTATCGTTCTCGGTTTCATCTTTGCTATCTCCAGTGGCATAAGCGTTAATGCATTCGAAAAAAGTGAAGACGATACCGGAGATTACGAAAAGATTCCCACATGGAAAGAAGTTGCTGGAATTTTAAAGAAGGAATGCATAACCTGCCATTCCGCTAAGATTAAGACGGCAAACCTCGACCTTTCATCGTATCAAGCGATGATGCGAGGTGGAAGGAGCGGTGCTATCGTTGTTCCGAGAAACCCGAAAGCAAGTCTTATCATGAAGTACATAAAAGGAGACAAAAAACCGCGAATGCCGATGGGGGGGAAGCCCCTAAAACAACCCGAAATCAAACTTATTGAAAGATGGATTGCATCCGGAGCGCAAGAAAAGTGA
- the glyA gene encoding serine hydroxymethyltransferase codes for MTLKISDPDVLAHRTNNLAQTDPEVAFILRKEETRQEQNLELIASENITSKAVREAVGSVMTDKYAEGYPGKRYYGGCEYYDEVENLAIERAKALYGAAWANVQPHSGAQANMAVYFTFLKPGERLMAMNLSHGGHLTHGSPVNFTGMLYEVIPYGVRKEDELIDYEEVERLAFEHKPKVIVCGATAYSRVIDYTRFREISDAVGAILMCDMAHPAGLIAAGEYPNPIPYCHVVTSTTHKTLRGPRGGMILSADEEIGAKINKMVFPGIQGGPLMHCIAGKAVCFHEAAQPSFKKYQKQVRKNADALAAALAKEGFRIVSGGTDSHLMLIDLRPFEITGKVAEKILDDVGITTNKNTIPFDPEKPFIASGLRLGTPAVTTRGMKEDEMRMIASLIARSLRAKDDEKEKAQIRKEVRELTAQFPVHDIA; via the coding sequence ATGACGTTGAAAATCTCTGACCCCGATGTTCTCGCGCATCGAACGAATAATCTCGCCCAAACCGACCCTGAGGTCGCTTTCATCCTGAGAAAAGAGGAGACTCGCCAAGAGCAGAATCTCGAACTCATTGCCAGCGAAAACATCACGAGCAAAGCCGTCAGGGAAGCCGTGGGTAGCGTAATGACCGATAAGTACGCGGAAGGCTATCCCGGTAAGCGCTATTACGGAGGATGTGAATACTACGACGAGGTCGAAAACTTAGCCATAGAGCGTGCGAAAGCCCTTTATGGCGCTGCCTGGGCGAATGTCCAGCCTCATAGCGGCGCGCAGGCGAACATGGCGGTTTATTTCACCTTTCTCAAACCCGGTGAACGGCTGATGGCGATGAACCTATCCCACGGCGGACATCTCACGCATGGTAGTCCGGTGAATTTCACCGGAATGTTATACGAAGTGATTCCTTACGGGGTTCGAAAAGAAGACGAACTCATCGATTACGAAGAAGTAGAACGGCTTGCATTCGAACATAAACCGAAGGTCATCGTTTGTGGGGCGACGGCGTATTCGCGTGTGATTGATTACACGCGCTTTCGAGAAATTTCCGATGCGGTTGGTGCGATTTTGATGTGCGACATGGCTCATCCTGCAGGATTGATTGCGGCTGGGGAATATCCTAATCCTATTCCTTATTGCCATGTCGTCACCAGTACGACTCATAAAACATTGCGCGGACCGAGGGGGGGGATGATTTTGAGCGCAGACGAAGAAATCGGCGCGAAAATCAATAAAATGGTCTTTCCCGGCATACAGGGGGGTCCTTTGATGCATTGTATAGCAGGGAAAGCGGTTTGCTTTCACGAAGCCGCACAACCCTCTTTCAAAAAATATCAAAAGCAAGTCCGTAAAAATGCCGACGCCTTAGCGGCAGCGCTCGCCAAAGAGGGATTTCGCATCGTTAGCGGTGGTACGGATTCTCATTTGATGCTTATTGATCTGCGTCCTTTCGAAATTACTGGAAAAGTCGCCGAAAAAATCTTGGACGATGTAGGAATTACGACGAATAAAAATACGATTCCTTTCGACCCAGAAAAACCTTTCATTGCCAGTGGATTACGTTTAGGAACACCGGCAGTTACTACGAGAGGAATGAAAGAAGACGAAATGCGAATGATTGCTTCCTTGATCGCACGTTCATTGCGGGCGAAAGACGACGAGAAAGAAAAGGCTCAGATTCGAAAAGAAGTTAGGGAATTGACTGCCCAATTCCCTGTGCATGATATTGCTTAG
- a CDS encoding superoxide dismutase, producing MSEVKAQEVKLVTPVPLPEKIFTTERVGISRKTHEEHFKLYQGYANKTNEIRKALAELDKDPSKANQTYSQVRSLKVDYTFAYGGFINHTIYFDILGGNGEPNGEAKRLIERDFGSIEEWKKDLKATGIAGRGWAWLAYDHDEKTLFNYIGDAQNTFPIWNATPILALDVYEHAYYLDFATNRGAYIDAFFQVLDWDAVNRRLEAALRKG from the coding sequence ATGTCAGAAGTAAAAGCACAAGAGGTCAAACTGGTAACTCCGGTTCCCTTGCCGGAAAAGATTTTTACGACGGAACGTGTAGGCATAAGCCGCAAAACGCACGAAGAGCATTTCAAACTCTACCAGGGCTATGCAAACAAAACGAACGAAATTCGAAAAGCCCTCGCAGAACTCGATAAAGACCCGTCGAAAGCGAATCAAACCTACAGTCAAGTCCGGTCACTCAAGGTGGATTACACTTTCGCATACGGCGGATTCATCAATCACACGATATATTTCGACATCTTAGGCGGTAATGGTGAACCGAATGGCGAAGCGAAAAGGCTCATCGAACGCGATTTCGGAAGTATCGAGGAATGGAAAAAAGATTTAAAGGCGACGGGGATCGCGGGACGCGGTTGGGCATGGCTTGCATACGACCACGATGAAAAAACTCTTTTCAATTACATCGGTGATGCGCAAAACACATTTCCGATATGGAACGCCACGCCGATTCTCGCTTTGGACGTATACGAGCATGCGTACTACCTCGATTTCGCGACGAACCGCGGCGCATATATCGATGCGTTTTTCCAAGTGCTCGATTGGGATGCGGTGAATAGACGTCTCGAAGCGGCATTGCGAAAAGGTTAA
- a CDS encoding S41 family peptidase, which produces MNQLISLARVKGLLLSLLVLILSSAVFAQSISKETKAEILEEIGKLVKERAYVGGVDFSRWDEFQQKHREEFDKADTHDEFASAVNRAFMEFGFSHLRLLTPRSTQIQRTGKAVGIGISGQIEPGGMRVIRVIPEGPAEKAGIKPGDLIVKADGKPVKGPEQIRGEKDTKVLLEIQRGDSVIEVTVKRSEFSTLTKDELKWIDKKTVMIRVNTFMTGYDRELIDKFFEEASKAERLILDLRSNGGGSTINLYHLAGKVLTPDTSLGKFITRMDAKKYLEKHPDEKDTPEKVAKEFGLEIRARGDEDKVYKGQLVVLTDGGTGSASEILASAIQDHKRGKVVGATTAGAVLASTFFRLPEGFSLQLPLMEYVTYGGRRLEGKGVEPDYPVDAKDLANEELLLKAVEKAFVEMKVSIYALTTASAGDSWVFIPQSYFSCLSCLNSSCC; this is translated from the coding sequence ATGAATCAGTTGATTTCTCTCGCTCGAGTAAAAGGGCTTTTGCTTTCCTTACTGGTATTGATCCTATCCAGCGCAGTCTTCGCTCAAAGCATTTCTAAAGAAACTAAGGCAGAAATCTTAGAGGAAATCGGCAAACTCGTAAAAGAACGCGCTTATGTAGGTGGGGTGGATTTTTCACGTTGGGACGAATTTCAGCAAAAACATCGAGAAGAGTTCGACAAGGCAGACACTCATGACGAATTCGCAAGTGCCGTTAACCGCGCCTTCATGGAATTCGGTTTTTCGCACCTTCGGCTTTTGACCCCTCGCTCGACGCAAATTCAAAGAACCGGCAAAGCGGTCGGAATCGGAATCTCTGGGCAAATCGAACCGGGTGGAATGCGAGTCATCCGGGTAATTCCGGAAGGACCGGCAGAAAAGGCAGGGATTAAACCCGGCGACTTGATTGTCAAGGCGGACGGAAAACCTGTCAAAGGTCCTGAGCAAATACGTGGTGAAAAAGACACAAAGGTTCTCCTCGAAATCCAACGAGGAGACAGCGTTATCGAAGTGACTGTCAAACGGAGCGAATTCAGCACGCTCACCAAAGACGAGTTGAAATGGATTGACAAAAAAACCGTCATGATTCGCGTGAACACGTTCATGACAGGATACGACCGTGAATTAATAGACAAGTTCTTCGAAGAAGCGAGCAAAGCCGAACGTCTAATTTTAGACCTACGCTCGAACGGGGGGGGAAGTACGATTAACCTTTATCATTTAGCGGGAAAAGTCCTCACTCCCGACACATCGCTCGGAAAGTTCATCACGCGAATGGATGCCAAAAAATATTTAGAAAAACACCCCGACGAAAAAGATACTCCCGAAAAGGTGGCGAAGGAATTCGGGTTAGAAATTCGTGCGAGGGGTGACGAAGACAAAGTTTATAAAGGTCAATTAGTGGTTCTGACCGATGGTGGCACGGGAAGCGCTTCCGAAATTTTGGCTTCTGCGATTCAAGATCACAAACGCGGGAAAGTTGTCGGTGCAACGACTGCCGGTGCAGTCCTCGCCTCCACATTCTTCCGTCTGCCAGAAGGCTTTTCTTTGCAACTGCCCTTGATGGAATATGTAACTTACGGTGGTCGCCGTCTGGAAGGCAAAGGTGTAGAGCCCGATTATCCCGTGGATGCGAAGGATTTGGCGAACGAAGAACTCCTCCTGAAAGCAGTCGAGAAAGCATTCGTAGAAATGAAAGTTTCTATTTATGCCCTAACAACTGCATCTGCAGGGGATAGTTGGGTTTTTATCCCTCAAAGTTATTTTTCATGCCTTTCATGCCTCAACAGCTCCTGCTGTTGA
- a CDS encoding aquaporin, which produces MTGGLFKAGIAEGLGVFFLVLFGGAAICMDTYLASTQQGGIGLLAIALAHGIALMIAVYIAAGISGGHINPAISIGLAIIGKFGAKEASVYVIMQILGGVVGGLAVWSLFPTMRDTPPYLGTPQLGEGVGMLQGIGTEALMTFALMTVVLMTAIDPSRRARQMFGLLIGLTVTIAILASGPFTGGAVNPARYLGPAGVSGNLTPQAGVYIAGPILGAIVAGIFYKIFLETKEEQQESGG; this is translated from the coding sequence ATGACTGGAGGACTTTTCAAGGCTGGAATCGCAGAAGGGCTCGGGGTTTTCTTTTTAGTGTTATTCGGTGGAGCTGCTATTTGTATGGACACATACTTGGCATCTACTCAACAAGGGGGCATCGGGCTTTTGGCTATCGCGCTCGCTCACGGCATCGCTCTGATGATTGCAGTGTATATAGCAGCCGGGATTTCAGGGGGACACATTAATCCGGCAATTAGTATCGGTCTCGCCATTATAGGAAAATTCGGTGCAAAAGAGGCTTCGGTTTACGTCATTATGCAGATCTTGGGCGGAGTAGTCGGAGGGTTAGCAGTTTGGAGTCTCTTTCCGACCATGCGAGACACCCCACCCTATCTCGGGACACCACAACTGGGTGAAGGAGTCGGGATGCTTCAGGGTATCGGCACGGAAGCGCTTATGACTTTCGCTTTGATGACTGTGGTACTCATGACTGCAATCGACCCATCGCGTCGCGCAAGACAAATGTTCGGACTCCTTATCGGATTGACCGTGACGATCGCGATTTTAGCGAGTGGGCCTTTCACAGGAGGCGCTGTGAACCCTGCACGCTACCTCGGACCTGCCGGAGTCAGTGGGAATTTGACTCCTCAGGCTGGTGTCTACATCGCGGGACCCATTCTAGGGGCGATTGTCGCTGGAATTTTCTATAAGATTTTCCTGGAGACAAAGGAGGAACAGCAGGAATCAGGAGGATAA